In Bacteroidales bacterium, the sequence TTTGAGGTTGAATTTATTAACCCCATACAACAAATCCTTAGTGCTATTATCCAATTCCATCCCGGTATGATTATAAAGCTTAACCAGATCGTGCGTGTAGGGAGCATGTTTTTTTGTCTCGTTGACTACTAATGCTTTTAGTATCTTTTCCAACACCATGTGTCCGAAAAATAGACTGCTGGCATAGCGTTTACTTTTCACCAAACTTTTCATCGTATTATAATCATAGGCGGCAGTATCTTGCCAATATTTTACCAGTTTTTTATAATCATTTTTCATGTTAATTTTAACTATATGTGATGTAATAATAACAACAATTAATATAATACTTTATTGATATGGCAAAGTCAATTTTTTATGGCTAATTCGGCCTAGCCAGCACTACCAGCCGGTTTTTGGTGGAGAAGATCGGATCACAGGTAAATATGGTCAGTAGCGGTTCAGCGCTCGGGGCAAGAATGGCAGTCTCGGTCGCCGGCACGATTTTTGTTGAATCTACCAGATAATTATAGACCTTGCCCTGCCAGTTGATTTGGATCCGGTCGCCTTTGACCAGTTTATTTAAAAGAAAAAAAGTCAGGTTGTTGGGCGGCAGGTATTTGAAGCGGTGGCCGGTAATCACGGTGTTGCCGCCCTTGTCCGGCGTGGAGGAGTCCGGCAGGCGCCAGGCGCCGCGGTTAAGACCGTCTTTTTCATTTTTTGATTCTATGATGGGCGCGTTAACGCCGATTTTTGGGATGATAATCCGGTCGCCTGATTTTTTGGGAGTTTCGGACTTGCTTGCACCCGTGGTCGTGGTCGCTGTTTCATAATTCAACGTCTGTGGCGGCAGGAAATACAATTTGGCGTAGGGATAGAGCGGCAAAAAAATTAAATAGACAATCAGGCCTAAAGCTAAAAGCCCTAGCAGTCTGACTAGAGCTTTACTAGCTATGGTAATGATAATTTGCAGGTTCATGA encodes:
- a CDS encoding HEPN domain-containing protein, with translation MKNDYKKLVKYWQDTAAYDYNTMKSLVKSKRYASSLFFGHMVLEKILKALVVNETKKHAPYTHDLVKLYNHTGMELDNSTKDLLYGVNKFNLKARYPEYKSQFYKLCTKEYSSKYIREVDEMYKKLCQKLKPKK
- a CDS encoding sortase encodes the protein MNLQIIITIASKALVRLLGLLALGLIVYLIFLPLYPYAKLYFLPPQTLNYETATTTTGASKSETPKKSGDRIIIPKIGVNAPIIESKNEKDGLNRGAWRLPDSSTPDKGGNTVITGHRFKYLPPNNLTFFLLNKLVKGDRIQINWQGKVYNYLVDSTKIVPATETAILAPSAEPLLTIFTCDPIFSTKNRLVVLARPN